The Saprospiraceae bacterium genome contains the following window.
GGAATTAATGAAACAATTAAAATGTATCTTATTGATTTAGTAAGTCAGTACATTCTTCCCGGACAAAAATTGAACGTGGTTGAACAATGGTCTGGTATACTGGGTTTAGGAGAAGTAAAAAAACCAATTATTAAACAACTAGCTCAAAATATTTATGTGGCCGTTCGATTGGGTGGAATGGGAGTTGCAATCGGCAGTCTGGTTGGTGAAGAAGCTGCAGACTTTCTGCTCAAAAAGGAACCATTCGCATGAGCCAATCCTACTTAAGAATCATCAGGTATTTTCTGTTATCCTGCCTGGCATGTTTTTCATTGCATGCGCAATCTCAAGTTGACACAAGTTCAAATAAGATCCAAGTTATTCATGCGGATGTATTTCAATTTGAGCGATTTGGTGGCAGAGAAATTCAATATTTATCCCATGATGTATTGGTACGACACAAAGCGACTTATCTCTTGTGTGATTCAGCAATCATAGATGGAAATAAAATGACTGCGATGGGGCATGTGCGGATCGTAGAAGGAGATAGTTTACAAATTTTTGGTGACAGTCTTAAATATGATGGTGAATTATCGCTGGCAGATTTTATTGGAAACATTGTATTGAAACACCGGGACCAGGAGTTGTTTACCAGCATACTGAACTATGACTTGAAATCACGGGTTGCACGATACCCAACAAAAGGAATTTTAATATCTGAAAACGCACGACTTAAAAGCAATCGGGGATATTACTTTGCGAAAACTGGCACGGCTTATTTTAAAGACAGTGTAATCGTTTTATTGAATGACAGTTTGAATTTGTTATCCGATTCCCTGGTTTATGAAACAAAAACTAAATTGGTTCGATTTACCGGTCCCACATTAATTGAACAAGACAGTTTAGAAATCTATTGTGAAAAAGGGTATTACAATGTTGAATTGCAACAATCCTATTTTGGAAATTATCCAAGATATCGTCGGGGCAATCAAATTGCAGATGCACGTGATATTTACCACGATGCAATTAAAAATACAATCACCTTGGTTCATGATGGATACATTCGCGATGCAAAACAAGAAGCGCGAGCCGATAGCATTGTAATTAACGAAATTACCCAAGACGTAAAGCCGTTTCGGAATGCGAGTTATAAAGAAGGCGAACGATTGCTTACTGGAAATCTAATCGAATACAATCGAAAAAGTAAATCGCTCAATGTTTCCGGAAAAACCAGTGTTACAGAAAGCGGTAGAACCATTGAAGCCCTGCAATTAAAATATGACGGAGTTAAAGATCTGGGTCAAGCCAGTGGCGGTGTTTCTGTTAAAGATACCAGCAGCGGGTATACCATCGTGTGTGATACATTTATTTATAGTAAAACCAATTACAAATATCGGGCACTTGGTGCAAGCCACAGGCCTTATATTGCCTCAGATTTCAACAGCGACAGTTTGTATTTATCAGCAGACAGTTTGTTTTCAGAAAGATTGCAATCGGGTACTGATAGTTTTCAGGTTTTGTATGCCTGGGGAAAGGTAAAAATTTGGAGTCCGCGATTGCAAGGCTTATGCGATTCCTTGTTTTTTTCTGGAAAAGATTCCACATTTTATTTATTTGAGAAGCCTGTATTGTGGTCTGATACGACTCAATTTACAGGTGATACGATTCACATGCTTTTATCCGGAAAATCACTCAAGGATATTTTTTTAAAACAAAAAGCATTTATTATCAATCATGATTTTACTAATCTTGAGAACCAATTGAAAGGGAGAGACATTCAAGCACATTTTGAACTGAAGAAAATCAATTACATGGATGTGCAAGGCAATGCAGAATCTGTCTATTTTATAAAAGATGATGAAAAAGGATTTATAGGAACCAATTTTATTCAATGCAGCAGCATGAGATTGAATTTTAATGCAGATGAAAAGATTGAATTCATCGATTTTTTTACAAAACCAAAAGGAAATATGTTGCCTTTACAAGATGGGCGTAAAAAATTTCTGGATGGATTTAATCCCAGGAATAAGGAAAAACCACAATCATTAGAGGAAATTATTAAAAAGGAATCCAAATGAAACGCCTGGCTCTTTATTTATTGTTCTTAGCACCGACAATTTGTTGTTCTCAAGTTGATAAAGCGATTCAGGCATATAAGACTAAAGATTATAATACAGCGCTAACTGAATGGAATCAGCTTCTTGCTAATGGAATGCGAGGAGCAGATCTCTATTATAATATTGGGAATACGTACACTGGTTTAAAAGAGTATCCACAAGCGATCCTGTATTACCGAAAAGCTTTGAAGTGGGATCCAAATTGTGCAGCATGTATTAAAAATTTAAAAATCGCCGAGTCTGCAGCAGGGATCGAAACATTTGAATTTCCCGAATTTATACTTTTCAAGATTTATAAATCCATCTTATTAAGCTTGCAAGCATTTCATTGGTTTATGCTTTTTGTTTTGGCGGTTTCTATAGGGATTGCGGGCTATTTATTCAAAGACAAAATGCCATTGTCACTTCAATCGATCCGCTTAGTATTGTTGTTTGCGTTCATTTCCTTGTTGTTGGCGGTACACCGAGACTCGATTCGAAATAAACAGAATGGATTTGTATTATTACAGGCAAGTCCATTGTATCTATCACCCGATCCGGGCAGTAGTAAAAAGGATGATTTGAAAGCCGGGCTCTATTTGCAAATAAAAGATCAGATCCAGGGGTGGATTAAAGTTCAAACCACAGAATTAGACTTTGGTTGGATTGAATTAAATAAAGGAGTACGGGTTATTCTATAACTCCAGGGTATTCAATAAATAAATAAATAAGAAGAAAAACGGTTTAGAGAACGTGTACGACGTTGCGATCTTCGCGGGTCTTTTTAAAAGTAACTACACCTGCTTTAAGAGCAAATAATGTAAAATCTTTTCCAACACCTACATTAATACCTGGGTGATATTTTGTTCCCCGTTGGCGCACGATGATGTTACCGGGAATTGCTTCCTGACCTCCAAATAATTTTACGCCCAATCGTTTGCTATTACTATCGCGACCGTTACTTGTACTACCTTCCCCTTTCTTATGTGCCATGGCTTAAAATTTTATCGAATTAAATTTGGATGGATTCAACCTGAATTTGTGTAAAACATTGACGGTGGCCATTCTTTTTTTCATAGCCTTTTCTCCGCTTCTTTTTAAACACAATTACTTTGTCGCCTTTGATATGATCTAACACTTTAGCAGAAATGCTTGCACCTGCAATGTTGGGCATTCCAATGGTTGTTTGTTCGCCATTAATCAGCATCAATACCTGATCAAAATTTACTTGACTGCCTGTTTCGGCTTCCTGACGGTGAACATACAATTTTTGGCCTTTACTGACTTTAAATTGTTGCCCTGCTATATTAACCACTGCGATCATGACTAAGGTCTTTAAAATTGGACTGCAAAAATACTATCTTTTAGTGAAAAAAAGGGTTTTTATTGAAAAAATATGAATAAGAATTATGGCGGCCTCGAATTAGTATATCTTATTCATTATCAATGTTTTAAATCTATTTAATTCCATTTTACAGGCTAAGTACCGATCCGCTTGATGCTTAATCAGTTGAAATTTTGATGCGGACCCGCTTTGAAAAAAGCACCGGGTGTTTCACAATTAAATCAAATCGTTTGTTGAAAATTGTCATTATTGAACACCTAGCCGCTTGTACACCCCATGATGGATTAATAAGAAAACTTCGAATCCCATCCAACAAAGCTTTTAAGTTTTTGCATTGAAATACATATTAGTTTATATATATAGTTTATTGGTAAACAATAATTTGCTTTTAATCTAAAATTAATATTCGGAAATCATTTGCAAATAATTTCAATACAGATAACTTGTAGCAACTATTCTTAACCAATAAAAACATTGCTTTTATGAGCCAGGATCCCAAACACATCAGGAATGTCGTCTTGCTGGGCCATTCGCATAGCGGAAAAACCAGCCTGATAGAAAGCATGCTTTACGAAGCCAAAGCCATTACGCGTCGCGGTACCATTGATGCCGGTAATACCGTATCTGATTTTTCGGATATCGAACAAGAACGCAAATCGAGTTTGTTTAGCAAACTCATGCACGTAAGCTGGAAGGATTCTAAAATAAATATCATTGACACGCCTGGCTCTGATGATTTTGTAGGTGAAATATTATCATCTATGAAAGTAGCTGACTTGGGAATTATGACGATTAATGGTTCGCACGGTGTGGAAGTCGGAACAGAATTAATATGGGAATATGTAGAAAAATTTCACTTACCGGCAATGTTTGTAATCAATCAATGCGATCATGAAAAAGCTGATTTTGATACGTCACTGGAACAAGCCAAAGCTCGTTTTGGAAATAAACTCATTGCATTTCAATATCCACTAAATCCAGGTAAAAATTTTAATGCCATCATCGATGCATTGCGCATGGTGATGTATGAATTTCCAGCTGATGGAGGCAAACCGGTTAAAAAAGAAATACCTGAATCTGAAAAAGCCAGAGCTCAGGAAATGCATACCGCAATTGTAGAAGCGGCAGCAGAAAATGATGATACTTTAATGGAACATTTTTTTGAAACCGGCAATCTGGATGAATCTGAATTGGCAGATGGACTCCGGAAAGGGATCGCTCATCAAAGTTTATTTCCTGTTTTTTGTTGTTCAGCTATAAAAAATATGGGGAGTGGTAGAATCATGGGATTTATAAATGATGTGTGTCCTTCTCCTGCCGATAGACCCAATGCCAAACTTAAAAATGGGGAATTAAAAGTGGATGCCTCAGGACCAACAACGCTGTTCATCTATAAAACGATGAGTGAACCTAAAGTTGGACGGGTTTCCTATTTCAAAGTATTTTCCGGAAAAGTTAAAACAGGTGATGAATTAAATAATAATGCCAATCGTGGATACGAACGGTTAAATCAAATTTATGTTTCCAATGGTAAAAACCGTGAAGCGGTTAATGAGTTGGTTGCAGGAGATTTAGGTGTTGTTGTTAAATTAAAAGACAGTCATACCAACAATACCTTAAGTGTAAAAGGACATGATGCAGAAGTAGAACCCATCCCATTTCCGGAACCAAGAACGCGAGCTGCAATATCAACAGAAAATAAAAATGATCTTGAAAAAT
Protein-coding sequences here:
- a CDS encoding tetratricopeptide repeat protein, which translates into the protein MKRLALYLLFLAPTICCSQVDKAIQAYKTKDYNTALTEWNQLLANGMRGADLYYNIGNTYTGLKEYPQAILYYRKALKWDPNCAACIKNLKIAESAAGIETFEFPEFILFKIYKSILLSLQAFHWFMLFVLAVSIGIAGYLFKDKMPLSLQSIRLVLLFAFISLLLAVHRDSIRNKQNGFVLLQASPLYLSPDPGSSKKDDLKAGLYLQIKDQIQGWIKVQTTELDFGWIELNKGVRVIL
- the rpmA gene encoding 50S ribosomal protein L27 — encoded protein: MAHKKGEGSTSNGRDSNSKRLGVKLFGGQEAIPGNIIVRQRGTKYHPGINVGVGKDFTLFALKAGVVTFKKTREDRNVVHVL
- the rplU gene encoding 50S ribosomal protein L21, coding for MIAVVNIAGQQFKVSKGQKLYVHRQEAETGSQVNFDQVLMLINGEQTTIGMPNIAGASISAKVLDHIKGDKVIVFKKKRRKGYEKKNGHRQCFTQIQVESIQI
- a CDS encoding elongation factor G, whose translation is MSQDPKHIRNVVLLGHSHSGKTSLIESMLYEAKAITRRGTIDAGNTVSDFSDIEQERKSSLFSKLMHVSWKDSKINIIDTPGSDDFVGEILSSMKVADLGIMTINGSHGVEVGTELIWEYVEKFHLPAMFVINQCDHEKADFDTSLEQAKARFGNKLIAFQYPLNPGKNFNAIIDALRMVMYEFPADGGKPVKKEIPESEKARAQEMHTAIVEAAAENDDTLMEHFFETGNLDESELADGLRKGIAHQSLFPVFCCSAIKNMGSGRIMGFINDVCPSPADRPNAKLKNGELKVDASGPTTLFIYKTMSEPKVGRVSYFKVFSGKVKTGDELNNNANRGYERLNQIYVSNGKNREAVNELVAGDLGVVVKLKDSHTNNTLSVKGHDAEVEPIPFPEPRTRAAISTENKNDLEKLIKAIHELQEEDPTLVLEQSQRLKQNLLHGQGQLHMDLLKYRIEKLHGLHIDYLKPKIPYLETITKASDTSYRHKKQSGGAGQFAEVYMRVEPFHEGMPDPAGLNVRHRDAEELSWGGKLSFLWCIVGGSIDTKFSSAIKKGVMNKMIEGPLTGSYCTDIRVSVFDGKMHPVDSNDMAFQIAGTMAFKEAFHEAGAQILEPVYELEILCGDEAMGDIMGDLQTRRAIILGMDSEGHYKKIKAKVPLAEMHNYSSSLRSMTQGKAKFSMHFLEYAPATPDIQQKLIAEYKAVSKEHED